The Halarsenatibacter silvermanii genome has a window encoding:
- a CDS encoding methylaspartate ammonia-lyase, translating to MAKIEEILVSPGLAGFFFDDQRAIKEDAEPDGAAYLGNPKTDGFTQVRQAGESILIEILLSDGSVARGDCAAVQYSGTGGRDPLFLSEEFIPVIKNHVRPELLGREAENFGELAALVEEMTVEGRQLHTALRYGFSQALLDAAALSRGITRSEVLIDEYDLTPILEPVDIFVQTGDNRYENADKAIIKRADVLPHGLINNIKRKLGQEGEKLLDYIRWLKKRVRQLGSENYNPVFHIDVYGTLGEAFAGDLEAICEFLSKAERAADPYQLRIEGPIDAGNRRDQVKKLSRLRRLIDESGCDVEIVADEWCNKLDDIMLFADERAGHMIQIKTPDLGGIQNTVRAILYCRSRGLLAYQGGTCNETDISARICTDAALAARPEQVLAKPGMGLDEGLMIVKNQMQRTLTRMDFNSESRSGKRKGSGAVD from the coding sequence ATGGCTAAAATAGAAGAGATACTGGTTTCTCCGGGGCTGGCCGGTTTCTTCTTTGATGATCAAAGAGCTATCAAAGAGGATGCCGAGCCCGACGGAGCTGCCTATCTGGGCAATCCTAAAACTGATGGTTTCACCCAGGTGCGGCAGGCAGGAGAATCGATATTGATTGAGATTTTGCTCTCCGATGGCAGCGTGGCCCGGGGTGATTGTGCCGCTGTTCAGTATTCGGGAACTGGTGGCCGGGACCCGTTATTTTTAAGTGAAGAGTTCATCCCGGTCATAAAAAATCATGTCAGACCGGAGCTGCTCGGCAGAGAGGCTGAAAATTTTGGAGAGCTGGCTGCTCTGGTGGAGGAAATGACGGTTGAGGGCCGTCAGCTTCACACCGCTCTTCGCTACGGTTTTTCCCAGGCTTTGCTGGATGCTGCAGCTCTCAGCCGGGGTATAACGCGCAGCGAGGTGTTAATTGATGAATATGATCTTACTCCTATTTTAGAGCCGGTCGATATATTTGTGCAGACGGGAGATAACCGCTACGAAAACGCTGATAAGGCTATCATAAAGAGGGCTGATGTGCTCCCGCATGGTTTGATCAACAATATCAAGAGAAAACTCGGCCAGGAAGGGGAAAAGCTTCTGGACTATATCAGGTGGTTGAAAAAAAGAGTTCGACAGCTGGGCAGCGAAAATTACAATCCGGTTTTTCATATAGATGTTTACGGGACTCTGGGCGAAGCATTTGCCGGTGATCTGGAGGCTATCTGTGAATTTTTAAGCAAGGCTGAGAGAGCTGCTGACCCCTACCAGCTCAGAATTGAAGGTCCCATAGATGCCGGCAACCGCCGCGACCAGGTAAAAAAACTTTCCAGGCTGCGCCGGCTGATCGATGAAAGCGGCTGCGATGTGGAAATAGTGGCCGATGAATGGTGTAATAAACTCGACGACATAATGTTATTTGCCGATGAACGGGCCGGTCACATGATTCAGATAAAAACACCGGATCTGGGAGGAATTCAGAACACCGTGAGAGCTATATTATACTGCCGCAGCAGAGGTCTTCTGGCCTATCAGGGCGGAACCTGCAACGAGACAGATATCTCCGCCCGAATCTGCACCGACGCGGCCCTGGCAGCGCGACCGGAACAGGTTCTGGCCAAACCGGGTATGGGTCTTGATGAAGGTCTTATGATCGTCAAAAATCAGATGCAGCGTACCCTGACCCGAATGGACTTCAACAGCGAAAGCAGATCCGGAAAGAGAAAGGGGAGTGGAGCAGTTGATTGA